A single Anopheles funestus chromosome 2RL, idAnoFuneDA-416_04, whole genome shotgun sequence DNA region contains:
- the LOC125766375 gene encoding uncharacterized protein LOC125766375, whose product KTHQRIPSTAARLWPQLLQLINTPPPIVRRIVPGVQCDRPCTPDGPPLICHFHWKLENFATMGSSCRHCRLGYRKHCFYRQCITANGLERGVFTINRRIPGPAIHVCKHDTIVVDVENQLEGLGSTIHWHGFHQKDSPWMDGVPMVTQCPIDQDTAFRYRFTAVEAGTQFYHSHTGFQKANGHYGMVVVRDPSDLNRGHYDYDLSDHRIIIADWTLDMVEKWVPGIQTDSMRVDSILINGRGRYFNETTGTRTNAPLTVFQVVYGKRYRFRLISSGSQYCPFQLQIQNHSMLIISTDGGTVQPQYTVDTLVSISGERYDFVLTANQPPGNYWVRVRAIGFCDPMRVEDFAILSYRTVESSIPDSGLTVEQTLAYPKVPLPSYDEPFPEGIVFNHQTAPCYTPNDTYICAADLESYEVFRDNALIDVVPDHTFFLGFNVIKANNSLLFSDRGFSHFATVTDDFNTIGATNMISFVPPSFPLLIQPELIVNETAQFCNVSHKPAHCTDDHLCFCTHRMKVKHNDVIEIVLYDTAKVRQKFYHPFHLHGHRFIVTDTGRFPSDILTDQIAYLRNLQTIRRPNAHCPPYKDTMSIPNRGYVRVRFRADNPGFWLVHCHFEWHLANGMGLVLQIGEPDEMLKPPADFPRCGSYQPPLETVSEQGNSAVP is encoded by the exons AAAACTCATCAGCGCATTCCATCTACCGCAGCACGACTGTGGCCACAGCTGCTGCAACTTATCAATACGCCTCCACCCATCGTGCGACGCATCGTACCGGGTGTACAGTGTGACCGGCCGTGCACACCTGATGGACCACCGTTAATATGCCACTTTCACTGGAAGTTGGAAAATTTCGCCACCATGGGATC TTCCTGCCGGCACTGTCGGCTCGGCTATCGAAAGCACTGCTTCTATCGACAGTGCATCACGGCAAATGGGTTGGAGCGTGGCGTTTTCACCATCAACCGACGCATTCCGGGACCGGCAATTCACGTCTGCAAGCACGATACCATCGTGGTGGACGTTGAGAACCAGCTCGAAGGGCTCGGTTCGACGATCCACTGGCACGGTTTCCATCAGAAGGACAGCCCTTGGATGGACGGTGTACCGATGGTAACTCAATGCCCGATAGATCAGGATACGGCCTTTCGCTATCGCTTTACCGCGGTGGAAGCCGGCACACAGTTTTACCACTCGCACACCG GCTTTCAGAAGGCGAACGGACACTACGGTATGGTGGTCGTTCGCGACCCGAGCGATCTCAATCGGGGCCACTACGACTACGATTTGTCCGACCATCGAATTATCATCGCGGACTGGACGCTGGACATGGTGGAAAAGTGGGTACCGGGCATCCAAACCGATTCGATGCGCGTCGACTCCATCCTCATCAATGGCCGCGGGCGGTACTTTAAT GAAACGACCGGTACTCGAACGAATGCCCCGTTGACCGTGTTCCAGGTGGTATATGGCAAACGGTACCGCTTTCGACTGATCAGCAGCGGTAGCCAGTACTGTCCGTTTCAGCTGCAG ATACAAAATCACAGTATGTTAATCATCTCCACCGATGGAGGAACGGTACAACCCCAGTACACCGTGGATACGCTGGTGTCCATCTCCGGCGAACGATACGATTTTGTGCTGACAGCTAACCAACCTCCGG GCAATTACTGGGTACGTGTCCGGGCGATCGGTTTCTGCGATCCAATGCGCGTTGAAGATTTTGCCATCCTGTCCTACCGCACAGTGGAATCGTCCATCCCGGACAGTGGACTGACGGTGGAACAAACGTTGGCCTATCCGAAGGTACCGTTGCCTTCGTACGACGAACCATTTCCGGAAGGTATCGTGTTTAACCACCAAACCGCACCCTGCTACACACCCAACGATACCTACATCTGTGCCGCGGATCTGGAATCGTACGAGGTGTTCCGGGACAATGCACTTATCGACGTCGTGCCAGATCATACGTTTTTCCTTGGATTTAATGTTATCAAAGCGAATAATAGTCTACTGTTCTCGGATCGTGGTTTCAGCCATTTTGCAA CCGTCACAGATGACTTCAACACGATCGGTGCAACGAACATGATCAGCTTCGTGCCACCATCCTTCCCATTGCTGATCCAACCCGAGCTGATAGTCAACGAGACTGCACAATTTTGCAACGTTAGCCACAAACCGGCCCATTGCACCGATGACCATTTGTGCTTCTGCACTCACCGCATGAAGGTGAAACACAACGATGTCATCGAGATCGTACTGTACGATACGGCGAAGG TGCGACAAAAGTTCTACCATCCATTTCATCTCCACGGTCATCGATTTATAGTGACCGATACTGGCCGCTTTCCGAGCGACATCCTTACGGATCAGATAGCATACCTGCGGAACCTGCAAACCATTCGGCGTCCAAACGCGCACTGTCCACCGTACAAGGATACGATGTCCATACCGAACCGGGGCTACGTACGGGTACGGTTCCGTGCGGACAATCCGG GCTTCTGGTTAGTGCACTGTCACTTTGAATGGCATCTTGCCAACGGTATGGGGCTGGTGCTGCAGATTGGTGAACCGGATGAAATGCTCAAACCGCCAGCCGACTTCCCCCGGTGTGGTAGCTATCAACCACCGCTGGAGACTGTTAGTGAGCAAGGCAATAGTGCGGTACCCTAA